A window of the Sporosarcina sp. FSL K6-2383 genome harbors these coding sequences:
- a CDS encoding sigma-70 family RNA polymerase sigma factor, which yields MEMELAKRAIEGDEQALVELLARHEETLYRTAYAYLKNEHDAVEAVQELTYRALKKIHTVKEPTYIATWLVRIMINICLDMKKKQAKYVYNHDVDIASIDQQPFEMADIIASLPIEQQELIYLKYFQDMKNADIAQLKQIPEGTVKSRLHTTLKRLRVLIGKEEL from the coding sequence ATGGAAATGGAGTTGGCGAAACGGGCCATTGAGGGGGATGAACAGGCATTAGTGGAGCTATTGGCGCGACATGAGGAGACGCTATATCGCACAGCTTATGCGTATTTGAAAAATGAGCATGATGCCGTTGAAGCGGTACAAGAGCTAACGTATCGCGCTTTAAAAAAGATTCATACCGTCAAAGAACCAACATACATAGCAACATGGCTTGTCCGAATTATGATCAATATTTGTTTGGATATGAAAAAGAAGCAAGCGAAATATGTCTATAATCACGATGTAGATATTGCATCGATAGATCAGCAACCTTTTGAAATGGCAGATATCATCGCCAGTTTGCCCATCGAACAACAGGAATTGATTTACTTGAAATACTTCCAGGATATGAAGAACGCGGACATTGCACAGCTGAAACAAATTCCCGAAGGTACTGTGAAATCAAGGCTACACACGACATTGAAAAGATTACGCGTACTCATTGGAAAGGAGGAACTGTAA
- a CDS encoding HAD-IA family hydrolase codes for MKNDIKVLIFDWGDTVMKDFQEFTGPMAEWPHVETVPGIEETLQTLHNEYIICLATNAGASGASLVRKALARAHINHYFTEIFTSKELGYHKPQVEFFESILHKLNLSARECVMIGNDYVKDIVVAKEVGLKTIYLSEDEGIGEYEYADSVIHSMDELEKKIAKL; via the coding sequence ATGAAAAATGATATAAAAGTTTTGATCTTTGACTGGGGCGACACAGTGATGAAGGATTTCCAAGAATTCACGGGGCCTATGGCTGAGTGGCCGCATGTAGAAACTGTTCCGGGAATAGAGGAAACATTGCAGACATTACATAATGAATACATCATTTGTTTAGCTACGAATGCGGGGGCATCAGGTGCGTCATTAGTAAGAAAAGCTTTGGCAAGAGCTCATATTAACCACTATTTCACGGAAATCTTCACTTCCAAAGAGCTCGGTTATCATAAACCCCAAGTTGAATTCTTTGAATCTATTCTACATAAATTAAATTTATCAGCTAGAGAATGTGTGATGATTGGAAATGATTATGTGAAAGATATAGTAGTCGCAAAAGAAGTTGGACTGAAAACAATTTATCTGAGTGAAGATGAAGGTATTGGGGAATATGAATATGCCGATTCAGTTATTCATTCTATGGATGAGCTTGAGAAAAAGATTGCCAAGTTATAA
- the yfkAB gene encoding radical SAM/CxCxxxxC motif protein YfkAB, whose amino-acid sequence MKKIVPSLTKMTPEHDPWEAYLDVQQYGKLTLSSIEFTTTYLCNMRCEHCAVGYMLEHKDPDALPMDLLISRLEEIPHLRTISITGGEPMFSKKSVEQYVLPLLKYAHEHGIRTQMNSNLTMPLDRYMAIAPYLDVLHISHNWGTVDDFIDGGFANMERKPPRERRAEQFQRMIDNSRALAEAGVMVSAETMLNKRTLPHLEHIHRQIIEEMKCARHEVHPMYPSDFASQLEVLSLDETRKAIHQLLDTRDEDVWMLFGTLPFYPCSDNEEDLALLQRIYNSKNVSVRNDPDGRSRLNVNIFTGDVIVTDFGDTPPMGNIQTDSLPQMLDRWMERPLAKTLGCHCPAVNCLGPNLLVKEAYYPGMDFTKRAAKITR is encoded by the coding sequence ATGAAAAAGATTGTACCATCACTAACAAAAATGACACCTGAGCATGATCCATGGGAAGCATACTTAGATGTACAACAGTATGGCAAACTGACATTGTCGAGTATTGAGTTTACGACAACTTATTTATGTAATATGCGCTGCGAGCATTGTGCAGTTGGCTATATGTTGGAGCATAAAGATCCGGACGCTTTACCGATGGACTTGCTAATTTCTCGTTTAGAAGAAATCCCTCATTTACGCACCATCAGTATTACGGGCGGCGAGCCGATGTTCTCCAAAAAATCGGTGGAACAATATGTCTTGCCACTATTAAAATATGCCCATGAACATGGAATTCGCACGCAAATGAACTCGAATTTGACGATGCCACTCGATCGTTATATGGCCATCGCTCCGTATTTGGATGTCTTACATATATCGCATAACTGGGGTACGGTTGATGACTTCATTGATGGTGGTTTCGCCAATATGGAACGCAAACCGCCGCGTGAGCGCCGCGCTGAGCAGTTTCAGCGAATGATTGACAACAGCCGTGCATTGGCTGAGGCAGGCGTCATGGTTTCGGCAGAAACGATGTTGAATAAACGAACACTGCCGCATCTTGAACATATTCATCGACAAATCATCGAGGAAATGAAATGTGCACGACACGAAGTACACCCTATGTACCCAAGCGATTTCGCTTCACAGCTTGAAGTGCTGTCATTAGATGAAACAAGAAAAGCCATCCATCAGCTGTTAGACACGCGTGATGAAGACGTCTGGATGCTATTCGGCACACTACCATTTTACCCATGCAGTGATAATGAAGAGGATTTGGCGTTGTTGCAACGGATTTACAACAGCAAAAATGTTTCGGTGCGCAATGACCCTGATGGCCGCTCACGTTTGAACGTCAATATCTTCACAGGTGATGTCATTGTTACGGACTTTGGCGATACGCCACCAATGGGTAATATTCAAACCGATTCATTGCCTCAAATGCTCGATCGCTGGATGGAACGCCCGTTGGCGAAAACGCTTGGCTGTCATTGTCCAGCAGTGAACTGCCTAGGACCAAATTTATTGGTGAAAGAGGCATATTATCCAGGGATGGATTTTACGAAGAGAGCAGCGAAGATTACGCGTTAA
- a CDS encoding transglutaminase family protein, with protein sequence MQLICESTRFSDYLAESKEVNYNNPIIQQKVTNLFTPSQTEIEKVEIAFEFVRDEIAHSWDIQSKRVTCTASDVLTYKEGICYAKSNLLAALLRSQGIATGFCYQRLMLFDTPEKGYSIHALNAVYLETLQRWIRLDARGNKTGVDAQFSIDTEQLAFAIEEEFDEKDYPFIYVKPNSKTMIVLEEHTDALEMYKYHLPQSI encoded by the coding sequence ATGCAATTAATATGTGAATCTACTAGATTTAGTGATTATTTAGCTGAATCAAAAGAAGTCAATTACAACAATCCAATCATTCAACAAAAAGTAACCAACTTATTCACTCCATCTCAAACAGAAATTGAAAAAGTAGAAATTGCATTTGAATTTGTTCGTGATGAAATTGCGCATTCTTGGGATATCCAAAGCAAGCGAGTGACATGCACAGCTTCTGATGTTCTTACTTACAAAGAAGGAATTTGCTACGCAAAGTCAAATTTATTGGCGGCACTACTGCGTTCACAAGGTATAGCTACTGGTTTTTGTTATCAACGATTAATGTTGTTTGATACACCTGAAAAAGGGTATTCAATTCATGCGTTAAATGCTGTTTATCTTGAAACGTTACAGAGATGGATTCGATTAGATGCTAGGGGAAACAAAACAGGAGTCGACGCTCAATTTTCCATTGATACAGAACAATTGGCTTTTGCTATTGAAGAAGAATTTGATGAGAAGGACTATCCATTTATTTATGTAAAGCCAAATTCCAAAACAATGATTGTTTTGGAGGAACATACAGATGCATTGGAGATGTATAAATATCATTTACCACAATCCATATAA